The following proteins come from a genomic window of Pirellulales bacterium:
- a CDS encoding Uma2 family endonuclease — protein MGLPLHRPGLNDFLTWENAQPDRHEFHRGEVFAMVGARRAHGRLIMNLGRRLSGQLDGTPCQAFAESMKIQIAEDTILYPDIFVTCDRADLATDMIFRAPTLVIEVLSPTTQAYDRSQKFALYRRIASLKEYVLVDPDSRRVEAFRRNAEDQWVFHDMSQDEAMAVPSLGLSVLLTQVFDGIEPLTA, from the coding sequence GAATGACTTCCTGACCTGGGAGAACGCCCAGCCGGACAGGCATGAGTTCCACCGCGGCGAAGTGTTCGCCATGGTCGGCGCGCGACGGGCGCACGGGCGCCTGATCATGAACCTGGGCCGACGATTGTCCGGGCAACTGGACGGCACCCCTTGCCAGGCGTTCGCCGAATCGATGAAGATCCAGATTGCCGAAGACACGATTCTCTATCCCGACATCTTCGTCACTTGCGACAGGGCCGACTTGGCCACCGACATGATCTTCCGCGCGCCGACGCTGGTGATCGAAGTGCTTTCACCCACGACGCAAGCCTACGACCGCAGCCAGAAGTTCGCGCTCTACCGCCGCATTGCGTCGTTGAAGGAATATGTCCTCGTCGATCCCGATAGCCGCCGCGTCGAAGCATTTCGCCGCAACGCAGAGGACCAATGGGTGTTCCACGACATGAGCCAGGACGAAGCGATGGCGGTGCCCAGCCTCGGTCTGAGCGTGCTGCTCACGCAGGTGTTCGACGGCATCGAGCCGTTGACGGCCTGA
- a CDS encoding Uma2 family endonuclease, giving the protein MGVPEKAVAYIEMEDYLVLENASRFKHEYLEGVVYAIQGEPVRGMAGGSAAHADVIRNVGFALHSRLRGRPCSVKMTEMRLRIDAADAVFYPDVLVHCTPVGDPVTTVELAEARLVVEVLSPSTQQFDRGGKLAAYRKLAGLQHIVLLSSTEQAAWACHRVPADAAWSELAPWPRGTSLPLAGLGLELPWAEVYDGVGV; this is encoded by the coding sequence ATGGGCGTCCCGGAGAAGGCCGTGGCCTACATCGAGATGGAAGACTACCTCGTGCTCGAGAACGCGAGCCGCTTCAAGCACGAGTACCTCGAGGGCGTCGTCTATGCGATCCAGGGCGAACCGGTGCGGGGGATGGCCGGCGGAAGCGCGGCGCATGCCGATGTGATCCGCAACGTCGGCTTTGCACTGCACTCGCGGCTGCGTGGCCGGCCGTGTAGCGTGAAGATGACCGAGATGCGTCTGCGCATTGACGCCGCTGACGCGGTGTTCTATCCCGACGTGCTGGTGCATTGCACGCCGGTCGGCGACCCGGTGACGACGGTGGAACTGGCCGAGGCGCGACTCGTGGTTGAAGTACTCTCGCCCAGCACGCAGCAATTCGACCGCGGCGGCAAGCTGGCGGCTTATCGCAAGCTGGCCGGGCTTCAGCACATCGTGCTGCTGTCCAGCACCGAGCAGGCGGCCTGGGCCTGCCATCGCGTGCCGGCGGACGCCGCATGGTCGGAGCTGGCGCCCTGGCCGCGTGGCACCTCGCTGCCGCTGGCGGGGCTGGGGCTCGAACTGCCCTGGGCCGAGGTGTACGACGGGGTCGGCGTCTGA